A single region of the Brevinematia bacterium genome encodes:
- a CDS encoding DUF4406 domain-containing protein, with the protein MIVYMIHKFRLDPKNIEEAKKYIKEFLEKKVAVIYTPPMWFVGANVSEEEILQMCFKLIDKCDVVAVCGEAESRGTIRELLYALEKGKTIKVFSEPNEVKYFL; encoded by the coding sequence ATGATAGTGTATATGATACATAAGTTTAGGTTAGACCCAAAGAACATAGAAGAAGCAAAGAAGTATATTAAGGAGTTTTTAGAAAAGAAGGTTGCTGTAATATACACACCCCCTATGTGGTTTGTTGGAGCAAACGTGAGCGAGGAAGAAATACTACAAATGTGTTTCAAACTAATTGATAAATGTGATGTAGTTGCAGTTTGTGGCGAAGCAGAAAGCAGAGGAACAATACGAGAACTGTTATATGCGCTGGAGAAGGGTAAGACCATTAAAGTTTTTTCTGAACCTAATGAAGTAAAGTATTTTTTATGA